From Vibrio tritonius, the proteins below share one genomic window:
- a CDS encoding AraC family transcriptional regulator codes for MFNDKSSLLETINQFDHGHHGSPVIALRENVKDKQSEVPIHQHTMGQLVFALKGGVTCQLPQSTVIVPPQCAVWIPKGVLHRVNATANAQICYLFVRPDMASLPQSGCTLSISPLVRELILDMSEQPHDYSDDLSVVRKALVLLEELGKMPIEHLSLPNPDDPRLKRIAKELFDNPADRRTLAEWGMAVAMSERSLARLFKQETGITFGRWRQQLHLIIAMHQLSEDYPVQRVADYLGYQSVTAFITMFKKSVGKPPAQYFAKLKQSES; via the coding sequence ATGTTCAACGACAAATCTTCTTTACTCGAAACCATCAATCAGTTTGATCATGGGCATCATGGTTCGCCCGTGATTGCACTGCGCGAAAACGTAAAAGACAAGCAGAGTGAAGTGCCTATTCATCAGCATACGATGGGACAGCTTGTGTTCGCGTTAAAGGGCGGAGTGACCTGTCAGCTACCGCAATCCACAGTGATCGTGCCACCACAATGTGCGGTGTGGATTCCCAAAGGCGTATTACACCGAGTTAATGCCACTGCCAATGCGCAAATTTGCTATCTGTTTGTCCGTCCAGACATGGCGTCACTGCCTCAATCCGGTTGCACCTTGTCTATTTCGCCGCTGGTTCGTGAACTGATTTTGGATATGAGTGAACAGCCTCATGATTACAGTGACGACCTGAGTGTGGTTCGTAAGGCATTGGTGTTACTCGAAGAGCTGGGCAAAATGCCGATCGAGCATCTATCTCTGCCCAATCCCGATGATCCTCGCTTGAAAAGGATCGCCAAAGAGCTGTTTGATAATCCTGCCGACCGCCGCACTTTAGCCGAATGGGGAATGGCCGTGGCGATGAGTGAGCGTTCGCTAGCACGACTTTTTAAGCAAGAAACTGGCATTACTTTTGGTCGTTGGCGTCAGCAGTTGCACCTGATTATCGCGATGCACCAGCTGTCAGAAGACTACCCAGTGCAGCGCGTGGCTGACTATCTGGGTTATCAGTCGGTGACTGCCTTTATCACTATGTTTAAAAAATCGGTCGGCAAACCACCCGCGCAATATTTTGCCAAACTGAAACAGTCGGAATCTTAG
- a CDS encoding MFS transporter, translating to MDITFTSRTRPYLTGLFFDGISSGMFMMAVPWMMLSKPNMGSFVAMVALTCTVLSFLLTPVFATFIDRFSRKQLLIWVQVVQATTAALVAASYGLGIESQWILAAAQLIFWVSNNLGWSSNGAFTQENFEPYEYAALSGKQEIIMQTTTLGSGALGVMLLEMWGMFEFSCLAALASTIASISYIVTPYRRRLSQSIASSFVTQIKESRTIIARKPRFFAFVMLSALSYPILTFLSKLVPIWFAETGVSGSWFAGYNIAFALGSLVTGLLVGRLLGLSSHPKIMIGAMSIASVMLLGMSLSPYPQILLAFTFFFGTFNALNRIARTNWMHHVIDIQQRGRADGMLQMFSTLAQSISYVAIAYLSHFGITQLGFYLAAAVMATAVIVMMRLLKNPEFNISPAQA from the coding sequence ATGGACATTACCTTCACTTCGCGTACTCGGCCTTATCTCACAGGTCTGTTCTTTGATGGCATATCCTCCGGCATGTTTATGATGGCAGTGCCTTGGATGATGCTATCAAAACCTAACATGGGCTCGTTTGTGGCCATGGTGGCGCTCACCTGCACGGTTTTATCGTTTCTCCTTACACCTGTTTTCGCTACTTTTATTGACCGCTTTTCGAGAAAACAGTTGTTGATTTGGGTACAAGTAGTACAAGCCACCACCGCAGCCTTGGTGGCGGCGTCCTATGGATTAGGGATTGAATCTCAATGGATATTGGCAGCGGCACAACTGATTTTTTGGGTTTCAAATAACCTAGGCTGGTCAAGCAATGGCGCCTTTACCCAAGAAAACTTTGAACCTTACGAATACGCTGCGCTATCAGGAAAACAAGAGATCATCATGCAAACCACCACCCTTGGCTCGGGCGCTTTGGGCGTGATGCTTTTAGAAATGTGGGGAATGTTTGAGTTTTCATGTCTTGCCGCGCTAGCTTCAACTATCGCCAGTATCAGCTACATCGTCACCCCTTACCGGCGCCGACTTAGCCAGTCCATTGCCAGCTCTTTTGTCACTCAAATCAAAGAAAGTCGAACCATTATTGCCCGCAAACCGCGCTTTTTTGCCTTTGTGATGCTGTCGGCATTGAGCTATCCCATTCTCACTTTCCTAAGTAAATTGGTGCCTATTTGGTTTGCAGAAACAGGCGTATCAGGCAGTTGGTTCGCGGGATACAACATCGCCTTTGCTTTGGGGTCGCTAGTCACTGGACTTCTCGTCGGAAGATTACTCGGCTTAAGCTCACACCCAAAAATCATGATTGGCGCGATGAGCATAGCCAGTGTTATGTTACTGGGCATGAGCCTTTCCCCTTACCCACAAATACTACTGGCGTTCACCTTTTTCTTTGGCACTTTCAACGCACTAAATCGGATTGCTCGCACCAATTGGATGCACCATGTGATAGATATCCAACAGCGCGGACGAGCCGATGGCATGCTGCAAATGTTCAGCACACTCGCGCAAAGCATCAGTTATGTGGCGATAGCTTATTTAAGCCATTTTGGCATCACACAACTTGGCTTTTACCTTGCTGCGGCGGTGATGGCAACGGCAGTGATCGTCATGATGCGTTTACTCAAAAATCCTGAGTTCAATATCAGCCCGGCGCAAGCCTAA